One Candidatus Dormiibacterota bacterium DNA segment encodes these proteins:
- a CDS encoding SIMPL domain-containing protein (The SIMPL domain is named for its presence in mouse protein SIMPL (signalling molecule that associates with mouse pelle-like kinase). Bacterial member BP26, from Brucella, was shown to assemble into a channel-like structure, while YggE from E. coli has been associated with resistance to oxidative stress.) gives MSKAIIGLTIALLLGASGAAPAAQQPPTEIVVTGTGSLTMQPNIATVSAAISTNSASSADAASQNNAIYQRVIESLSKLKVARDDIALESYRINYNPKPKIVPAPPNAGIYGYTVWRTFAVKVRAMNDAGSVVDALTHAGVTQIYNVAFGLANDEAARAKALTLAVGDARGKATALAAASHLHLIGIKSISTEQGAFAPIAMKTMAAVSLVATQFDPSSVNVSVSVSIVYLAAP, from the coding sequence ATGAGCAAAGCCATTATCGGTCTTACGATCGCCCTGCTGCTCGGCGCGAGCGGGGCGGCCCCGGCAGCCCAGCAACCCCCGACCGAGATCGTCGTGACGGGGACCGGCAGCCTGACGATGCAGCCCAACATTGCGACCGTTTCGGCCGCGATCAGTACGAATTCCGCGAGCTCCGCCGATGCGGCTTCTCAAAACAACGCGATCTACCAGCGCGTTATCGAGTCGCTCTCCAAACTAAAGGTCGCTCGAGACGATATCGCCCTGGAATCCTATCGCATCAACTACAACCCTAAGCCCAAGATCGTTCCGGCGCCGCCCAACGCAGGGATCTACGGCTACACCGTTTGGCGCACGTTTGCGGTAAAGGTGCGGGCCATGAACGATGCCGGATCGGTCGTCGACGCCCTCACGCACGCTGGGGTCACGCAGATTTACAATGTCGCCTTCGGCCTGGCCAACGACGAAGCAGCCCGCGCTAAAGCGCTCACCTTGGCGGTTGGAGATGCCCGCGGGAAGGCTACCGCGCTCGCGGCAGCATCGCACCTCCACCTGATCGGGATTAAGAGTATCTCCACCGAGCAGGGTGCCTTTGCGCCGATCGCCATGAAGACCATGGCAGCCGTCTCCCTCGTCGCGACGCAATTCGATCCATCCAGCGTCAATGTGTCGGTCTCGGTCTCGATCGTCTACCTTGCGGCGCCGTAG
- a CDS encoding GlsB/YeaQ/YmgE family stress response membrane protein, whose translation MGLILFLIYGLIVGAVAKWIVPGEGPGGILGDIVVGIIGAFIGGWLAATFFHTGYAGWSLSGFITSVLGAIILLFVLRAISGRRSAV comes from the coding sequence ATGGGATTGATTCTGTTTCTCATCTACGGGCTGATCGTCGGGGCGGTGGCCAAGTGGATCGTGCCGGGCGAGGGCCCGGGCGGTATTCTCGGCGATATCGTCGTCGGTATCATCGGAGCGTTTATCGGCGGCTGGCTGGCAGCCACGTTCTTCCACACCGGGTACGCCGGCTGGTCGCTCTCAGGCTTCATCACCTCGGTCTTGGGCGCCATCATCCTGCTCTTTGTCCTGCGGGCCATCAGCGGCCGGCGCTCGGCGGTGTAG
- a CDS encoding ferredoxin family protein: MAYIITEPCIGTKDKSCVDVCPVDCIHGSDADDQLFIDPEVCIDCGACVSACPVEAIFADSDVPAKWESFTALNAAYFKK, translated from the coding sequence ATGGCGTACATCATCACTGAGCCCTGCATTGGTACCAAGGACAAATCGTGCGTGGACGTATGCCCCGTCGATTGCATTCATGGCAGTGATGCCGACGACCAGTTGTTCATCGATCCGGAAGTCTGCATCGATTGCGGTGCATGCGTTTCGGCGTGTCCGGTTGAGGCGATCTTCGCCGATTCCGACGTTCCCGCGAAGTGGGAGTCGTTTACCGCGCTCAACGCGGCGTATTTCAAGAAGTAA